From the genome of Yersinia enterocolitica, one region includes:
- a CDS encoding DUF1315 domain-containing protein, giving the protein MELEDLISVMTPEIYQRLMQAVELGKWPDGVALTPEQKENSLQMVMLWQARHNEDAQHMSIGTDGQIVMKTKQELKQQFSQPTLVKLKPE; this is encoded by the coding sequence ATGGAGCTTGAAGACCTGATTTCAGTGATGACACCTGAAATTTATCAACGTTTGATGCAAGCGGTTGAGTTGGGTAAATGGCCGGATGGTGTGGCACTGACACCTGAGCAGAAAGAGAATAGCCTGCAAATGGTAATGCTATGGCAAGCCCGTCACAATGAGGATGCTCAGCATATGAGTATTGGCACTGATGGCCAAATTGTGATGAAAACCAAGCAAGAATTGAAACAGCAATTCAGCCAGCCAACATTGGTAAAACTGAAGCCAGAATAG
- the msrB gene encoding peptide-methionine (R)-S-oxide reductase — MAKELNSTPDIEKLSDIQRHVTQQRGTEAPFSGKLLHNKRDGIYECLCCHQPLFISESKFDSGCGWPSFYQPIKDDSIRYIDDNSHNMIRVEIRCGNCDAHLGHVFPDGPQPTGERYCVNSASLNFVDDQNGEQIAG; from the coding sequence ATGGCTAAAGAACTGAACTCTACACCCGATATTGAGAAACTGTCCGATATTCAGCGTCATGTCACCCAGCAGCGCGGGACAGAAGCCCCGTTTAGTGGCAAATTGCTGCATAACAAACGCGATGGCATCTATGAGTGTCTGTGTTGTCATCAACCTTTGTTTATCTCAGAGTCGAAATTTGACTCTGGCTGTGGTTGGCCGAGTTTTTACCAACCTATCAAAGATGACTCTATCCGCTATATTGATGATAATTCACACAATATGATTCGAGTTGAAATTCGTTGTGGTAATTGTGATGCTCACTTAGGCCATGTTTTCCCCGATGGGCCGCAGCCTACGGGCGAGCGCTATTGCGTGAACTCGGCGTCATTGAATTTTGTTGATGACCAGAATGGCGAGCAGATTGCCGGTTGA
- a CDS encoding glyceraldehyde-3-phosphate dehydrogenase, with protein MEYMTIKVGINGFGRIGRIVFRAAQERSDIEIVAINDLLDAEYMAYMLKYDSTHGRFDGTVEVKDGHLVVNGKTIRVTAERDPANLKWNEVNVDVVAEATGLFLTDETARKHIAAGAKKVVLTGPSKDDTPMFVMGVNHKEYAGQEIVSNASCTTNCLAPLAKVINDKFGIVEALMTTVHATTATQKTVDGPSHKDWRGGRGASQNIIPSSTGAAKAVGKVIPALNGKLTGMAFRVPTPNVSVVDLTARLEKPASYKEICAAIKAASEGELKGVLGYTEDDVVSTDFNGEKLTSVFDAKAGIALNDNFVKLVSWYDNETGYSNKVLDLISHISK; from the coding sequence GTGGAATATATGACTATCAAAGTAGGTATCAACGGTTTTGGCCGTATCGGTCGCATTGTTTTCCGTGCTGCTCAGGAACGTTCTGACATCGAAATCGTTGCAATCAACGACCTGTTGGACGCTGAATACATGGCGTACATGCTGAAATACGACTCTACCCACGGTCGTTTCGACGGTACTGTAGAAGTAAAAGACGGCCACTTGGTTGTTAACGGTAAAACCATCCGTGTTACCGCAGAGAGAGATCCGGCTAACCTGAAGTGGAACGAAGTTAACGTTGACGTTGTTGCTGAAGCAACTGGCCTGTTCCTGACCGACGAAACAGCACGTAAGCACATCGCTGCCGGTGCTAAGAAAGTGGTTCTGACTGGTCCTTCTAAAGATGACACCCCTATGTTTGTTATGGGCGTCAACCACAAAGAATACGCGGGTCAGGAAATCGTTTCTAACGCTTCTTGCACCACTAACTGCCTGGCTCCACTGGCTAAAGTTATCAACGACAAGTTCGGTATCGTTGAAGCGTTGATGACCACTGTGCATGCAACTACTGCAACGCAGAAAACTGTTGATGGCCCGTCTCATAAAGACTGGCGCGGCGGTCGTGGCGCATCCCAGAACATCATCCCTTCTTCTACTGGTGCCGCTAAAGCAGTTGGTAAAGTTATCCCAGCACTGAACGGCAAACTGACAGGTATGGCGTTCCGCGTTCCTACTCCTAACGTTTCAGTTGTTGACCTGACTGCACGTCTGGAAAAACCAGCTTCTTACAAAGAAATCTGTGCTGCTATCAAAGCGGCTTCAGAAGGCGAGCTGAAAGGCGTTCTGGGCTACACCGAAGACGACGTTGTTTCTACCGATTTCAACGGCGAAAAACTGACTTCAGTATTCGATGCTAAAGCCGGTATCGCGCTGAACGACAACTTTGTGAAACTGGTTTCTTGGTACGATAACGAAACTGGCTACTCAAACAAAGTTCTGGACCTGATCTCTCACATCTCCAAGTAA
- a CDS encoding D-hexose-6-phosphate mutarotase, giving the protein MNEKVFTLPVVEQISPYISQRQLDELPVVVVSHPKVRAAVSLQGAHLLAYQPSGEQPIIWLSNNTPFKDGVAIRGGVPICWPWFGPSAQPSHGFARLLPWTLSAHDENENGVILTFTLEDSDESRKYWPHAFTLIARFKLGDECEMELESHGDYQAVAALHTYFQIGDIDQIKVSGLGEKYFDKVLKIADATQQGDLVFNGQTDRIYTQPEAYSLIKDAALKRTIEVHHHHQSDVVAWNPGAELSSSMVDMPNEGFKTMVCVETARVNKPLVATLDAPARLAMTIRSRKNS; this is encoded by the coding sequence ATGAACGAGAAAGTATTCACCCTACCTGTTGTTGAACAAATTTCGCCTTACATCAGCCAACGCCAACTGGATGAATTGCCGGTAGTGGTGGTTTCTCATCCGAAGGTGCGTGCCGCAGTAAGCCTACAAGGCGCTCATTTGCTGGCCTATCAACCTAGCGGTGAGCAACCTATCATTTGGCTGAGCAATAACACGCCGTTTAAAGATGGCGTCGCTATTCGTGGTGGCGTGCCAATCTGTTGGCCTTGGTTTGGTCCATCAGCACAACCTTCTCATGGTTTTGCCCGTCTACTGCCATGGACTCTCAGTGCCCATGATGAAAACGAGAATGGAGTTATCCTGACCTTCACACTGGAAGACAGTGATGAATCCCGTAAATACTGGCCGCATGCCTTCACATTGATTGCCCGCTTCAAGCTAGGTGATGAGTGCGAAATGGAGCTGGAATCACACGGTGATTATCAGGCAGTAGCCGCGCTACATACTTACTTCCAGATTGGCGACATCGACCAGATTAAAGTCAGTGGCCTGGGTGAGAAATACTTCGATAAAGTGCTAAAAATTGCCGATGCCACACAACAAGGCGATTTAGTGTTCAACGGCCAGACTGACCGTATCTACACACAACCCGAAGCCTATAGCTTGATAAAAGATGCGGCGCTCAAACGCACCATTGAAGTACATCATCATCACCAAAGTGATGTAGTGGCATGGAATCCAGGTGCAGAGTTGTCTAGTAGCATGGTTGATATGCCAAACGAGGGTTTTAAAACCATGGTTTGCGTGGAAACAGCGCGAGTGAATAAGCCGTTGGTGGCAACACTTGACGCCCCGGCGCGTCTTGCCATGACCATCCGTAGCCGTAAAAATAGCTAA
- a CDS encoding MipA/OmpV family protein (scaffolding protein for the murein polymerase MrcB and the lytic transglycosylase MltA): MKKHSLKAKQIKTLAALAVATAVCMPTAMAGTWSLGASALISPDPYRGKNDRVYPVPIISYESDNFYFRTLAAGYYLWKDDNNRLSIDAYYLPLHFTPGDSDDQQMKQLDKRRSTMMAGMSYSHIEDWGTLRAMFSGDVLDNSGGFIGDLAYLYRFNVDSWTLTPGVGFNWNSGDQNSYYYGVSGAESARSGLAQYNPSDSWSPYLELSVNYNINPNWNAFFTGRYVRLASEVKNSPMVDASYSGVLWTGVTYTFR, from the coding sequence GTGAAAAAACATTCTTTAAAAGCCAAGCAAATAAAAACACTGGCTGCTTTAGCAGTCGCTACGGCCGTTTGCATGCCGACGGCAATGGCAGGGACCTGGTCTTTGGGGGCTTCTGCGTTAATCAGCCCAGACCCTTATCGGGGTAAGAATGACCGTGTCTATCCGGTACCTATCATTTCTTATGAAAGCGATAATTTCTACTTCCGTACCTTAGCTGCGGGTTATTACCTGTGGAAAGATGACAATAATCGCTTATCAATCGATGCTTATTACTTACCGCTGCACTTTACGCCAGGTGACAGTGATGATCAGCAGATGAAGCAGTTGGATAAACGCCGCAGTACCATGATGGCGGGGATGTCATATTCTCATATTGAGGATTGGGGGACGTTGCGCGCTATGTTCTCTGGCGATGTGCTGGATAATAGTGGTGGTTTTATCGGCGATTTGGCTTACCTTTACCGCTTTAACGTCGATAGCTGGACGCTGACGCCGGGGGTAGGTTTTAACTGGAACAGTGGTGATCAAAACAGTTATTACTATGGCGTGAGCGGTGCTGAATCTGCCCGTAGTGGCCTGGCGCAATACAACCCAAGTGATAGCTGGTCGCCATATCTTGAGTTGTCGGTGAACTACAACATCAATCCGAATTGGAATGCGTTCTTTACCGGCCGCTATGTGCGCCTGGCCAGTGAAGTGAAAAATAGCCCAATGGTTGATGCATCTTACAGCGGCGTGTTGTGGACTGGCGTGACCTATACTTTCCGCTAA
- a CDS encoding PrkA family serine protein kinase, giving the protein MNIFDHYRQRYEAAKDEEFTLQEFLTICQQDRSAYANAAERLLMAIGEPVMVDTALESRMSRLFSNRVIARYPAFEEFYGMEEAIEQIVSYLKHAAQGLEEKKQILYLLGPVGGGKSSLAERLKALMQRVPIYILSANGERSPVNDHPLCLFNPQEDAAILAKEYSIPSRYLGTIMSPWAAKRLHDFGGDITKFKVIKVWPSILEQIAIAKTEPGDENNQDISALVGKVDIRKLENHAQNDPDAYGYSGALCRANQGIMEFVEMFKAPIKVLHPLLTATQEGNYNGTEGISALPFSGIILAHSNESEWVTFRNNKNNEAFLDRVYIVKVPYCLRVSEEIKIYDKLLNHSELTHAPCAPGTLETLARFSILSRMKEPENSSIYSKMRVYDGESLKDTDPKAKSYQEYRDYAGVDEGMNGLSTRFAFKILSRVFNFDHAEVAANPVHLFYVLEQQIEREQFQQDVAEKYLEHLKGYLIPKYAEFIGKEIQTAYLESYSEYGQNIFDRYVIYADFWIQDQEYRDPDTGQLFDRESLNAELEKIEKPAGISNPKDFRNEIVNFVLRARANNNGRNPNWTSYEKLRTVIEKKMFSNTEELLPVISFNAKTSTDEQKKHDDFVDRMMEKGYTRKQVRLLCEWYLRVRKSS; this is encoded by the coding sequence ATGAACATATTTGATCACTATCGCCAGCGCTATGAGGCGGCCAAGGACGAAGAGTTCACACTCCAGGAGTTCCTCACAATCTGCCAGCAAGATCGCAGCGCGTATGCTAATGCGGCTGAGCGTCTGCTGATGGCTATTGGTGAGCCAGTCATGGTCGATACCGCGCTTGAGTCCCGCATGTCTCGACTGTTCTCTAATCGGGTTATCGCTCGCTACCCTGCTTTTGAAGAGTTTTATGGCATGGAGGAAGCCATAGAGCAGATCGTTTCCTATCTCAAACACGCCGCCCAAGGGCTGGAAGAGAAGAAACAGATCCTGTATTTGCTGGGTCCCGTGGGTGGTGGTAAGTCATCATTGGCTGAACGACTGAAAGCCCTGATGCAACGGGTGCCTATCTATATTTTAAGTGCTAACGGTGAACGTAGCCCGGTCAATGACCACCCGTTATGTCTGTTCAATCCGCAGGAAGATGCGGCGATTCTGGCCAAAGAATACAGTATCCCAAGCCGCTATCTCGGTACGATTATGTCGCCATGGGCGGCAAAACGCCTGCACGATTTTGGCGGTGATATTACCAAGTTCAAAGTTATCAAGGTCTGGCCTTCTATCCTTGAACAAATTGCGATAGCGAAAACCGAACCCGGTGATGAAAACAACCAGGATATCTCGGCACTGGTCGGTAAAGTTGATATCCGTAAACTTGAAAATCACGCCCAAAACGATCCCGATGCTTATGGTTATTCCGGTGCTTTATGCCGTGCTAACCAGGGGATCATGGAATTCGTCGAGATGTTCAAAGCCCCAATTAAGGTGCTGCACCCACTACTGACCGCGACACAAGAAGGGAACTATAACGGAACCGAGGGGATATCCGCCCTGCCATTCAGCGGTATAATTCTCGCGCACTCTAACGAATCCGAGTGGGTAACATTCCGTAATAACAAGAATAATGAGGCATTCCTTGACCGTGTTTATATTGTCAAAGTGCCTTATTGCCTGCGGGTATCAGAAGAGATCAAGATTTACGACAAACTGTTAAATCACAGTGAGTTGACCCATGCGCCTTGTGCACCTGGCACGCTGGAAACGCTGGCACGCTTCTCGATTCTCTCAAGGATGAAAGAGCCAGAAAACTCCAGTATTTACTCTAAGATGCGGGTGTATGACGGTGAGAGCCTGAAAGATACCGATCCTAAAGCCAAGTCTTATCAGGAATATCGCGACTACGCTGGGGTTGATGAAGGTATGAACGGCCTTTCTACTCGTTTTGCCTTTAAAATCCTCTCCAGAGTATTTAACTTCGACCACGCTGAGGTGGCTGCTAACCCGGTGCACCTGTTCTACGTACTGGAACAGCAGATCGAACGCGAACAATTCCAACAAGATGTTGCGGAGAAATATCTCGAACACCTGAAAGGCTATTTAATCCCGAAATATGCTGAATTTATTGGTAAAGAGATTCAAACCGCCTATCTGGAGTCTTACTCTGAGTATGGTCAGAATATTTTTGACCGTTATGTTATCTACGCCGATTTCTGGATTCAGGATCAAGAGTACCGTGATCCTGACACCGGGCAACTGTTTGACCGTGAATCACTGAATGCTGAACTGGAGAAAATTGAAAAGCCGGCGGGTATCAGCAACCCGAAAGATTTCCGTAATGAAATCGTCAATTTTGTGTTGCGTGCCAGAGCCAATAACAATGGCCGTAATCCAAACTGGACCAGTTACGAGAAGCTGCGCACGGTTATCGAGAAGAAAATGTTCTCTAACACCGAAGAGTTACTGCCGGTTATCTCCTTTAATGCCAAGACCTCAACGGATGAGCAGAAAAAACATGATGATTTTGTCGATCGGATGATGGAGAAAGGCTATACCCGTAAGCAAGTTCGTTTGCTGTGTGAATGGTATCTGCGGGTGAGAAAATCGTCATAA
- a CDS encoding EamA/RhaT family transporter yields the protein MKWHDGLRQPGVLAALSAAVLFGAGTPLAKQLLNTVSPWLLAGLLYFGSGAGLALYRLLTQATAVSLPRNERRWFIGAITAGGIVAPVLLMIGLTGMPASGASLLLNAEGVFTALLAWFAFKENFDRRIALGMIVIVAGAAILSWPGEARFAGWWPTLAILGACFAWGIDNNLTRKVSLTDATWIASVKGLVAGIVNLGLAFVLGATLPPLTNLAGALLVGFFAYGVSLALFVIGLRHLGTARTGAYFSIAPFLGAVLAVIMGDTVTIPLVVAGLLMAVGIALHLTEQHAHQHIHDELLHEHEHHHDAHHQHAHDFPVTVGVAHKHRHQHQPLAHSHPHYPDSHHRHKH from the coding sequence ATGAAATGGCATGATGGATTACGACAGCCCGGTGTATTAGCCGCATTAAGTGCTGCGGTGCTGTTTGGTGCCGGAACCCCGCTGGCAAAACAGTTACTCAATACGGTCAGTCCATGGCTACTGGCGGGCCTGCTCTATTTTGGCTCAGGTGCCGGTCTGGCGCTCTATCGTCTGCTCACCCAAGCAACAGCCGTGAGCCTACCTCGCAACGAACGGCGGTGGTTTATTGGTGCCATTACGGCTGGAGGGATTGTTGCCCCGGTTCTGCTGATGATAGGGCTAACGGGTATGCCTGCATCTGGCGCATCATTATTGCTTAATGCCGAAGGGGTATTTACCGCCCTACTGGCCTGGTTCGCGTTTAAAGAGAATTTTGACCGTCGCATCGCCCTTGGCATGATAGTGATTGTGGCCGGTGCAGCTATTTTAAGTTGGCCGGGTGAAGCGCGTTTTGCCGGATGGTGGCCAACACTGGCAATTCTGGGTGCTTGCTTTGCCTGGGGGATTGATAACAATCTGACCCGTAAGGTTTCATTGACGGATGCCACCTGGATTGCGTCAGTCAAAGGACTGGTTGCCGGTATCGTCAATCTCGGGCTGGCTTTTGTCCTCGGCGCAACATTGCCACCACTGACAAATCTGGCCGGTGCCCTTCTGGTAGGATTTTTTGCCTATGGCGTGAGTTTGGCACTCTTTGTTATCGGCCTGCGCCATCTTGGCACTGCTCGTACTGGTGCTTATTTCTCTATTGCCCCATTTTTAGGGGCTGTATTGGCCGTTATTATGGGTGACACTGTCACTATACCACTCGTCGTGGCGGGTCTCCTGATGGCTGTAGGGATCGCATTGCATCTCACTGAACAGCATGCCCATCAGCATATCCATGATGAATTGCTGCATGAACATGAACATCACCATGACGCACATCATCAACATGCACATGATTTCCCTGTGACAGTCGGTGTGGCGCATAAGCATCGCCATCAACATCAGCCACTGGCACACTCTCACCCGCATTACCCGGATTCACATCACCGCCACAAGCATTGA
- a CDS encoding LysR family transcriptional regulator: MQDLNDLYYYAEVVEHGGFSAAARVLGLPKSKLSRRLALLEERLGVRLIQRSTRRFAVTEVGRTYYEHCKAMLEEANAAQESIDLTRAEPRGVVRITCPVALLQATVSTMLADFMVSCPLVTIYLESTNRQVDPIAEAIDIAIRVRPPPLQDSDLVLKVLGNRCQCLVASPDLVARQGIVNVPADLTGWPSLGLGRAPQEFIWHLAGPEGAHAAIYHQPRLVTADMTTLRSAALSGVGAVQLPVMMVADQLMAGTLIRLLPDWVLRHEIIHAVYPSRRGLLPSVRSVLDHLALRFSQLEDQ, translated from the coding sequence ATGCAAGATCTTAATGATCTCTACTATTACGCAGAAGTGGTGGAACACGGTGGATTCAGTGCTGCCGCGCGGGTATTGGGTTTGCCAAAATCAAAACTGAGCCGACGGCTGGCATTGTTGGAAGAGCGATTGGGCGTGCGTTTAATTCAGCGTTCAACCCGCCGTTTTGCGGTTACCGAGGTGGGGCGTACCTACTACGAACACTGTAAAGCGATGCTGGAAGAGGCCAACGCCGCTCAGGAATCAATTGACTTAACACGGGCAGAACCCCGTGGTGTGGTGCGCATCACCTGCCCAGTGGCGCTATTACAGGCCACAGTTAGCACCATGCTGGCGGATTTCATGGTCAGTTGTCCTTTGGTGACGATTTATCTTGAATCGACCAATCGACAAGTGGACCCGATTGCTGAAGCCATTGATATTGCCATTCGGGTTCGGCCACCGCCGTTGCAAGACAGTGATTTGGTGTTGAAGGTGTTGGGTAACCGTTGTCAGTGTCTGGTGGCCAGCCCGGATTTGGTGGCACGACAAGGTATCGTCAATGTTCCGGCAGATCTGACTGGCTGGCCAAGTCTTGGCTTGGGCCGCGCGCCCCAAGAATTTATCTGGCATTTAGCCGGACCAGAGGGCGCGCATGCCGCGATTTATCACCAGCCCAGATTGGTGACGGCCGACATGACAACGCTTCGTAGCGCAGCACTGAGTGGTGTCGGGGCAGTACAGCTCCCGGTTATGATGGTGGCAGATCAACTGATGGCCGGAACGCTGATTCGCTTATTACCGGATTGGGTATTACGCCATGAGATTATTCATGCGGTATATCCATCACGGCGGGGATTACTGCCGTCTGTTCGCAGTGTGCTTGATCATCTGGCGTTGCGGTTTAGCCAACTCGAAGACCAATAG
- a CDS encoding pirin family protein, with translation MKKVQGIYRAPRQHWVGDGFPVRSLFSYQSHGKQLSPFLLLDYAGPMDFTPTKHRRGVGQHPHRGFETVTIVYHGEVEHRDSTGKGGVIGPGDVQWMTAGGGILHEEFHSDMFAQRGGAFEMVQLWVNLPAKNKMADPGYQAIRSETIPQVVLAEDAGSLRVIAGEYAGKNGPAQTFSPLNVWDIRLNQGKSTEFSLPIGWNTALIVLRGTVLVNGDAVARDAEMVLLDAAGSNVTIEANNDAVLLLLSGEPIDEPIIGHGPFVMNTQQQIIEAIADFNGGRFGSMDTHS, from the coding sequence ATGAAAAAAGTTCAAGGTATTTATCGCGCACCTCGCCAGCATTGGGTGGGAGATGGTTTTCCGGTTCGCTCACTGTTTTCATATCAAAGCCATGGTAAACAGCTCAGCCCGTTCCTGCTGCTGGACTATGCCGGGCCGATGGATTTTACCCCGACCAAACATCGCCGGGGGGTCGGGCAACACCCGCATCGTGGTTTTGAAACTGTCACCATCGTTTATCACGGCGAAGTTGAACATCGGGACTCCACCGGCAAAGGCGGCGTTATTGGCCCTGGTGACGTGCAGTGGATGACGGCAGGTGGCGGGATTCTGCATGAAGAGTTTCATTCAGATATGTTCGCACAACGTGGCGGTGCCTTTGAAATGGTGCAATTGTGGGTCAATCTGCCCGCAAAAAACAAAATGGCAGATCCTGGTTATCAGGCCATTCGCAGTGAAACTATTCCTCAGGTAGTGCTAGCTGAAGATGCTGGCAGCCTGCGGGTGATAGCCGGTGAGTATGCAGGTAAAAATGGCCCTGCTCAGACATTCTCACCACTAAACGTCTGGGATATACGGCTGAATCAGGGTAAAAGTACGGAATTTTCACTGCCTATTGGCTGGAACACGGCATTAATTGTGTTGCGTGGTACCGTATTGGTCAATGGCGATGCCGTTGCCCGCGATGCCGAAATGGTATTACTGGATGCGGCTGGCAGCAATGTAACTATTGAGGCCAATAATGATGCAGTGCTGTTGCTACTGAGTGGTGAGCCGATTGATGAACCTATTATCGGTCACGGGCCATTTGTGATGAACACTCAGCAGCAGATAATCGAGGCCATCGCTGATTTTAACGGCGGTCGTTTTGGCTCAATGGATACCCACTCATAA
- a CDS encoding PAS domain S-box protein, which yields MKPKKTAASQDATQSEYDESSALLSALDRSLAIIEFDLNSRIIAVNQNYLDYFGYQRDEVIGQHHLMFCHPQYASSDEYQTLKKSLLAGKSVEGRFERLHKDGSTVWLAAIYQPVPGPGGSVTRMVKIAKDITFLIEQQKATQEWVELLTQLTDRSDSAMFIAANSDHGQQAVYINQGFTKLFGYTPEQALGQSMVDLLQSAHPEQLGLIDSTSPNSHQQLLPKELFYSKDKQPHWCSAIINSLVDEQGKPSYSIGVLTDITLTKMYEVLQYKVLEALVKELPLEEVMSLLCREVERIAPEVTASILQASGHNYLSHLAAPNLPLIYTAALACVPIGPVSGSCGTAAFRKEPVEVHDIATDPLWENYRHLILPHGLLACWSTPILSSQGDVLGTFAFYYKEVQGPSEFHHQLVKLIANLCSLAMEREQSRQQIQHLAFYDSLTGLPNRTQFLVYAKQAIALAAEMDYTLAVLIINLDRFKQVNDSLGLAAGDELLALIAQRLRNDMPKSDIIGRLSGDEFIIILAPCTMQQATVKVEKMLSLLSQPCQIANVNIIPSASVGISLYPENGLEMDALMNHADIAMHKAKNMGHGHFNFFSAEMNNLNQQRQDMEDALRHAFHIGSLELFYQPQVMLKDGHLYGVEALSRWVHPILGNIPPQRFIPIAEECGLINELALWAIETACQQLADWRLRSIDVPSVSVNLSPTNFHNPGLPDMILHILQHYHLPPQDLTLEITEDILIANNPAIFATIEKIHRLGVRLSMDDFGTGYSSLSYLRHLDLDEIKLDKSFVHDLEHDETSRTLSEAVIRIGESLQLSVIVEGVENEAQRTLLSRQGYQIGQGFLFSEALPAVKLEQWLEHRTTSSSS from the coding sequence ATGAAGCCCAAAAAAACAGCAGCATCGCAGGATGCCACGCAGTCTGAATACGACGAAAGTAGTGCGTTATTAAGTGCATTGGACCGCTCATTAGCCATCATTGAGTTTGATCTCAACAGTCGCATAATTGCGGTTAATCAAAACTACCTTGATTATTTTGGCTATCAACGTGATGAAGTCATTGGTCAACATCATCTTATGTTTTGCCATCCACAATATGCCAGTAGCGACGAGTATCAGACACTGAAGAAATCTTTACTGGCGGGGAAGTCCGTTGAGGGCCGTTTTGAACGATTGCACAAAGACGGATCCACGGTCTGGCTGGCCGCCATCTATCAACCGGTACCAGGCCCAGGGGGTAGCGTTACCCGGATGGTGAAAATTGCTAAGGACATTACTTTTTTAATTGAGCAACAAAAAGCCACTCAAGAGTGGGTAGAACTTTTAACCCAATTAACTGATCGCAGCGACAGCGCAATGTTTATTGCCGCTAATAGTGATCACGGGCAACAAGCAGTTTATATTAATCAAGGTTTTACTAAGTTATTCGGTTATACACCCGAACAGGCTCTGGGCCAGAGCATGGTCGATTTACTCCAGAGTGCACATCCTGAACAACTGGGGTTAATTGATTCCACTTCGCCAAATTCACATCAGCAATTACTACCCAAAGAGTTATTCTACAGCAAAGACAAACAGCCGCATTGGTGTTCCGCCATTATCAACTCGCTAGTTGATGAGCAGGGTAAACCGAGTTATAGCATTGGTGTGTTGACTGATATCACGCTGACCAAAATGTATGAAGTGTTGCAATATAAGGTGCTGGAAGCACTGGTTAAAGAGCTGCCACTGGAAGAAGTGATGTCTTTGCTGTGCCGCGAAGTTGAGCGGATTGCCCCCGAGGTGACCGCCAGTATTTTGCAAGCCAGCGGGCACAACTACCTCAGCCATCTCGCAGCACCCAACCTACCCCTGATTTATACTGCGGCGCTGGCCTGTGTGCCTATTGGCCCGGTATCTGGCTCATGTGGCACCGCCGCATTTCGTAAAGAACCGGTTGAAGTCCATGATATTGCCACTGACCCATTATGGGAGAACTATCGGCACCTAATTCTACCCCATGGTTTGTTAGCTTGTTGGTCGACGCCTATTCTGTCAAGCCAGGGGGATGTTCTGGGCACATTTGCCTTTTACTACAAAGAAGTGCAAGGCCCCAGCGAGTTCCACCATCAGTTGGTCAAATTAATCGCAAATTTGTGCTCATTGGCGATGGAACGGGAGCAATCACGTCAGCAAATTCAGCATTTGGCTTTTTATGACTCCCTGACTGGCTTGCCTAACCGCACTCAGTTTCTGGTTTATGCCAAACAAGCTATCGCCCTTGCCGCTGAAATGGATTACACACTGGCAGTATTAATCATTAATCTGGACCGTTTTAAACAAGTTAATGATTCACTCGGCCTGGCCGCCGGTGATGAATTACTTGCCTTGATTGCCCAACGGTTGCGCAACGACATGCCAAAAAGTGACATTATCGGCCGCTTATCGGGCGACGAGTTTATTATCATTTTAGCCCCCTGCACCATGCAGCAGGCTACCGTGAAAGTTGAGAAAATGCTCAGTCTGCTGTCTCAGCCCTGTCAGATAGCCAACGTCAATATTATTCCTTCGGCCAGTGTCGGGATCAGTTTGTATCCTGAGAATGGTTTAGAAATGGATGCGCTGATGAATCACGCCGACATTGCCATGCATAAAGCCAAGAATATGGGACATGGTCATTTCAATTTCTTCAGTGCAGAGATGAATAATCTCAATCAACAGCGCCAGGATATGGAAGATGCTCTGCGTCATGCATTTCATATCGGGTCTCTTGAGTTATTTTATCAACCACAAGTGATGTTAAAAGATGGGCACCTATATGGTGTGGAAGCCCTTAGTCGCTGGGTTCACCCCATACTGGGGAACATTCCTCCACAGCGTTTTATTCCTATTGCTGAAGAGTGCGGGCTGATCAACGAACTGGCTCTGTGGGCGATTGAGACGGCTTGTCAACAGTTGGCGGACTGGCGTTTACGGAGTATTGATGTGCCCTCGGTTTCAGTGAACTTATCGCCGACCAATTTCCATAATCCAGGCTTGCCGGACATGATTTTACATATCTTGCAGCATTACCACTTGCCGCCGCAGGATCTCACGCTGGAAATCACCGAAGACATATTAATTGCAAATAATCCGGCGATTTTTGCCACTATAGAAAAAATTCATCGACTGGGCGTGCGTTTATCAATGGATGACTTTGGTACCGGCTATTCCAGTCTGAGTTATCTGCGCCATTTGGATCTTGATGAAATCAAACTGGATAAAAGTTTTGTCCATGATCTTGAGCATGACGAAACCAGCCGAACGTTAAGTGAGGCGGTGATCCGTATTGGTGAAAGTTTGCAACTATCAGTGATTGTCGAAGGGGTAGAAAACGAGGCGCAACGTACATTATTGAGCCGCCAAGGTTATCAAATAGGCCAAGGTTTTCTTTTTTCCGAGGCATTACCTGCCGTGAAACTAGAACAGTGGTTAGAGCATCGCACGACTAGTAGCAGTAGCTAA